TGGACAAGCTCCTATGTTTCAAGGATTTTTAGATGGTTATTTAACGATGGATGCATTAGCGGCTTTAATATTTGGGATTGTTATTGCAAATGCCCTGCGTGCAAAAGGTGTAGAGGATGATAAAGGTTTAGCGAAATATATGAGCATTGCTGGTATTGGAGCAGGGCTTTTATTATCTATTATTTATGTCATTCTTGGATATGTTGGCTCAATTAGTGGTTCATTGGGTACATTTGATAACGGTGCGAAAGTGTTAGCACAAGTTATGACGACATTATTTGGACAAGGTGGGTTAGTTTTATTAGGTCTTATTTTTACTGTCGCTTGTCTATGCGTTTCCATAGGACTTGTTACGTCGTGTAGTCAATTTTTCGCAAGTGTATTTCCGAAAGTATCTTATAAAGCTTGGGCATTTATATTAAGTTTTGTTAGTATGGTGTTAGCTAATTTAGGATTAACGCAAATTTTAAAAGTATCGGTACCGATTCTTGGATTTATTTATCCAGTTGCACTAACGCTTATTATTTTAGGGTTATTCCATAAGTATATTGGAAAGTATGTATACGTATATTCGGTAACGATTGGAATCGTAGCGTTATTTAGTGCGATTGATGTTTTAAACAAAAGTGTACTGATGAATAAATGGACACCACTACTAAAAATGCTTCCGTTTTATTCAGAAGGTGTAGGTTGGATTGTTCCGGCATTTGTAGGTGTCTGCCTCGGTGTAATTGTTAGTATTGCTATAAATAAGAATAAATAAGTAAGAGGTGTTTTCCTATTTGGGAAAACACCTTTCTTTTTTGGAAAAATAGTATTGAAAATGAATAGACTAAGAGTATGATAAAGGTAATTGGTAATATATAGGTCAAGTGAAAAAATCGATGATGAGGGGGATTGTATGAAGGAGGATTTAAATAAGAAAATAGAAGCGCTCGAAACGGCAATTGAAACGATGCAAGAGACACTTTATGAATTGAAAGCGAAACAAAGAAAAATAGAAGTAGATAAAGTTCAACAAAATGTTAATAAGGAAAAGAAAGAATATATTGAAGCGGTAAGTAATGAAAAGTTACAAGAAGATGTAGTTAAGACGAGGGAGTCCATGCAAGAGCCAGAGGTGAAACAAGTAGATATATCTGCATTTAAACCAGAACCATTTAATATTATAAAGTTTTGTCAAACGTGGTTACCACGCATATTTGTCGGTATTATGCTACTTGGCGTTATTTGGTTATTTAAAGCAGGGGTAGATACCGGATTGTTAACACCAGCGATACGGGTTGTGTTTGGTATCGTACTATCTGCCGGTTTGTATTATGTAGGAGATATACAAATTAAAAGAGAGCGGCAAGCGTTAGGGTTAGTATTAGCTGGGGGAAGTATTACGGGAATTGTTTTAACAACGTTTGCGGCACATTATTTATATGAATTTATTCCTGCAAGTATAGCGTTTATTTGCAACATTATATGGGTTGTTTTAGGGATTTATTTAGCGAAAAGATATAAATCGGAATACCTCGCTATTTTCGTGGCGGTGGGAGCATTTTTTGTTCCTTTCTTGTTAAATAGTACGACTCCTAATACGTATATTTTCTTTAGTTATGAGACGATATTAACAATTAGTCTATTATGGTATGCATTGAGAAACCGTTATAAGTACTTGTATATGATTTCTTATGTTGTGGCAGCAATTGTCCTATTTGTCTTCTTTGCTGTTATGTCAATATTAGTAGAGAATGTGCAAGTACAGTTAACAGTTGTATACGGTGCAATTCATTTACTATTATTTTGGCATATGTTTTCGGAGAGAAGTTTTATACAAGAAGCACGATTGGCGATATTTAGTGCGAATGCAGTTTTCTTTATTTTAGCCATTTCTCAAATTCCTGAATTTACAACGTGGGGATTAGTTATAAGTGCATTTGTGCATGTTGTCATGTTCGCACTTGAATATAGGAAAAATAAACATTCTGTATTTACAAATCTAATATTTGGCTTTGCAATGGGGTCATTTAGTTTAGCGATTTTATACGAGTACAGTTTGGTGAATGCAGCAATCGTATTATTGTTACAAGGTTTCCTTGGTATGGTTACTGCTATTAAAGTAAAGCAAAATATTAAATTGTATGTAAGTGCAACGATTTATGCTATTGGAATGGTGCAGACGATTTTTAGCCCGTTTGATCATTTCATTTCGGCAGGATTTGTCGCTCATATTATTTTGATAGGAACGTTCTATTATTGCATGAGACAAGCGAAAGAAGTGTTAGCGAGTTTTGGTAAATATGTGTACTCTATAGCGCTCTACTCGTTAATGGTCATTGTATTTATTACAATTACTAGAATCGGTGAAGTTCTTTCTACAGATGGAAGTATAATTAGCGTATCTGTATCGTTATTATGGATGGTATATGCGTTATTTGCAGTTTGGTTTGGCCGTTATAGACAGATGAACGAAATATTATATGCTGGCTTAGTCGTATTAGTAGTAACAGTAGGGAAGTTATTCCTTCTCGACCTACCAGAGGTGTCGATGATGATCAGGGCGGTGTTATTCTTAATCGTTGGTAGTATAGGTATCGTTATTTCAAGAATGTTTTTCTCAAAAGAAGAGAAGTGAAAAGAAGGCAATCCATATCCGGATTGCCTTTTTCATTATTTTTTATTAATCGTTACAGTTTCACTATATTTCGCTGTCGTATTTTGACGTAGACGAAGTGTTGCTTGTCCAGTTGTATTTGGATCAAGTTGTACATTCACAATTTTTTCAGCAGATCCTTGGCTATTTGTGATGAAAGAGAATGCACTGCTATATCCGAAAGAAGATGGCCAAGTGCCATTTGTATTTTGAACTTTTGCTACCTGTGTTCCGCCAGTTGTGAAGATACCTAAAGAATAATTATTGTATGTTGTATTTGGTAATAAGTTATTTACTTGAATCTTCATTTGGAACACTTCATTGTTTGGTAGAATGCTAGGGTGCGTAATTACGTAATCACTCGTTGTCACTGCACTGTTATAGCCGTATGAACCTGGTTTGAAAGTATTTGTATTGAACCACTGGTAACCTTGACTTGGTGCGCTCCAAGGTTCTGGTTGTGGTTCTGTTGATAAGCTTGGTTGTTCAAATGTTTGTAGAGCTGTAGGTGCATCAAGCTGTAAACCACTCACTTGATCTAAGCTTGTAAATGTTTCTTGCTTCGCTAACCAATTCACGATGTTTTCTAATAGAACAGCATCGTTTTCTTCTTTATAACCATCATAAGTTTTCTTTGATTGACCTGAATCTTCACGAACATATTTTGGCGAGGCATCTTCAACAGGAGAAGAATCACCAATAAAGGCTGCTTTTCCAAGGCCAACTTTCGAAATAGCAGCATAAGGCCCCTCTGCAACGCCACCACCGTTATAAACGCCGCTATCAACAGCGTTATTCCATTTTGATGGATTTTCTGGAAGATATACAAGGCCTTTCGCTAGTTTTGGATTTGTAATCGCAAGAGTAGAGCCGGCATGCATTGCTACAGATGAAACGCCAGTTGTAATTCCGAATGATTGCGCAGGTGAGACAATATTTTTAGCTGAAACATCACCAAGTGCATTGTAACGGAAGCGAATACCGAAATTATCGGATAGCCAATCAGAGCTTTCTACTCCTTGCATAGCTTGTGAAGTTGTTTCTTCATTAGACATTCCCTTTGCTGGATTATCCCATGCCCCGCGTCTATATCCATTGAACACTTCTGAGGAGTCCCAGCGGTTTTTATTACGATCTGCATTATAATGATCGGCAATGAAGAAAATACTGCCGCCATTTTTCACGTATTGTAACATTGCGTCTTGCTCAGATTTTTTATAAGGAATATTTGCTTCGGGAACGATAAATACATTGTAATTTTTTAAATCGTCGTATGTAATAGATGTTGATTTACGAAGTTCTTTTACATGATATCCGTTTTGGGCAATGCCGTTTCCGAAATCAGAAAAACCGCCATCAATAACCCAATCAGCTGTCCCGGCCGTTTGACCGTGTGTATTATCGAATAATACTTTCTTACCATTGTTTTGATTTATAACTTTTGCAGCAATTTCAGGAGCTGGGTCTACGGAGCTTTCGGCGTAAGTAGACGGAATGTAAGAACTCCCTATACTAAGTGTGATTGCTGTTGCTAAAGAAAATTGAATCCATTTTTTATTCTTCATAGAAGAATCCCCCTAATAATAAATATATGTGCTTTAATAATGTAATTGATTTTTCTATGGAAATAAAGATAGAAAATATTAAATAGTGTAAAGATAACGTTAATTTGATTGAGAAATATTTGCGCGAATAATGAAAAAATCTCTCCCTAGTAAAGTAGGAAGAGATCGTGGACTTAACTAATTTTTGAATTAGACGATTCATCAATCTTATGAAAACCTTTCATATAATACACGATAGCTAAGCCGATAAGCCAAATTGGCCCGACGATTAATGCGATTCGTGTATCTTCTGAATAGGCCATTATACCCAGTACAAGTACAAGGAAGCCGAGTGAGAAATATGAACTCAATGGGTGTAAAGGCATTTTATATGCTAGCTTATCCTTTTTATTAGTTTGTAACCCTTTACGGAATTTAATTTGAGCGACTAATATAATACCCCAAGTCCAAATTGCCCCGAAAGTTGAAATACTAGTTAGCCATGTAAACACTTTTGCAGGAACAAGATAGTTTAATATAACGCCAACGAGTAAAACGATTGCTGTTGCGATAATTCCTTGACTCGGAATACCATTTTTATTTAAACGACCGAATCTTTCGGGTGCTTTCTTTTGTTGTGCTAATGTAAATAGCATACGGCCTGTACTAAACAAACCACCGTTACAAGAAGAAAGAGCTGCTGTTAAAACAACAAAGTTAATAATGCCCGCTGCCTTTGCGATACCAATTTGCTGGAATGTTAGCACGAAGGGACTTCCTTTTTCGCCAAGTTCGTTCCAAGGGTAAATTGCCATCATAACGAATAGAGCTCCAACGTAGAATATTAAAATTCTCCAAAATACATTATCAATTGCTTTTGCGAGTGTCTTTTTCGGATTTTGAGCCTCACCAGCTGTAACTCCGATAAGTTCGACTCCTAAATAAGCGAATAATACCATTTGTAAGGAAAGTAATAATCCAGAGAAGCCATTTGGGAACCAGCCCCCATGTTCCCAAAGATTTGAAATACCAGTTGCAACGCCGCCATTTCCAAATCCGAATAGAATAATACCAAAGCCAATCACTATCATACAGATAATTGTGACAATTTTGATGAGAGCAAACCAAAACTCAAGTTCTCCAAATACTTTCACAGATAAGAAGTTGAAAGCACTCATTAATAAAAGAGCTAGTAATGCCCAAGTCCAGCGCGGGATATCAGGGAACCAGTACTGCATGTAAATGCCTGCTGCTGTAATTTCCGCCATACAAGTAACAACCCATAAAAACCAGTAATTCCAGCCTGTAATATACCCAGCTAGTGGGCTGATGTAATCATTTGCATATTTACTAAAAGAGCCAGCAACCGGTTGTTCAATTGCCATTTCTCCGAGTGCGCGCATAATGAAGAAAATAACGAGTCCGGCAATCATATAGCCTAGTAAAATAGATGGGCCAGCTAGTTTAATAGCGGAAGCTGATCCTAAAAATAGTCCAACGCCAATAGCTGAACCGAGAGACATTAAAGTAATATGCCTTTGTTTTAAGCCACGGTTTAAATTTTCAGATTTGTTTGTTTGCTGCATAAGAAGAATACCCCCTGTAGAGTGAACAATATTTGAATGAATCTACTAAATATTTAACTATTTCAAATTATAAAACATTTCTATCTGTTATGCTACAAAAATAATCATAATACACTGTACTACATCTGTATTTGTCAGACTTAAACTTAAAATTCTAACTATTAGAGAATATATTGACTCTTCTTTTTATTGATTGTTAAGATTAAGTATTACATTTTCTCACATACTAATAAGAAAAGAATGTGTGATAATAATTCAAGTGTAGGAAGGGTACATAAGTATGTTTCAATTACAAAAGTATAACACTTCTGTGAAGCAAGAAATTTTAGCTGGCATCACAACTTTTTTTACATTTGCGTATATTCTTGTCATCAATCCGAAAATATTATCTGATGCAGGTGTACCATTTGATCAAGCATTTACAGCAACTATTATTGCGACAGTTGTTGGAACGCTATGTATGGCGTTTTTAGCTAACTATCCAATTGTTATTGCTCCAGCTATGGGAATGAATGCATATTTTGCTTACTCTGTTGTTCAACAGGCAGAGGGGATTACATATGTCATTGCGTTTTCAGCAGTATTTGTAACAGGTATTATTTTTCTTTTATTATCTTTCACCTCGTTTAGGCAAAAGCTAATTGTCGCAATTCCGGACAGTTTAAAACATGCAATTGCGGGTGGAATCGGATTATTTATTGCTTTTATCGGATTGCGACTTTCGGGTATTATCGTTGACCACCCATCTAACTTAGTTACAATCGGGGACTTTCATTCACCGGCTGTTATTTTAACAATAGTTGGTTTAGTGTTAGCGGCGGTATTAATGGTATTACGTGTTAGTGGTGCATTGTTTATTAGTATGATTGTGACAGGGATTATTGCTTTCTTTACAGGGCAATTAAAGTTTGAAAATAACATTGTCGCAATGCCACATTTACCAGAAGGAATTATTGTTTCAAACCCTATTAATGCATTTTCAGATGTAATTCAGTATGGATTATATGGGGTTATTTTTTCATTCTTACTTGTACTTTTATTTGATACAACAGGTGCGTTACTTGGTTTAATTAAACAAGCAGGTTTAAATACAGATAACACTGAAAAGCGCTTTGGTAAGGCGTTCATTGCAGATGCAATTGGCGGGACGACAGGTTCTATCTTTGGGACAAGCCCGACAGCAGCGACAATTGAATCGTCAGCTGGAATTGCGGCAGGTGGTAAAACTGGATTGACAGGTATTGTAGTCGTTTGTTTAACGATTATAACGGCATTCTTTAGCCCTGTTATTGCCTCTTTATCAAGTGTAGCAGCTATTACAGCTCCTTCTTTAATTATAGTAGGTAGCTTAATGGCACAAAGCATTCGTGATATTAATTGGAATGAATTTGAAGATGCATTACCGGCATTTTTAATTTTCATTGGTATTCCGTTAACATCTAGTATTGCGAATGGAATTGCAATCGGATTTTTAGTGTATCCAATTTTAAAAATCGTGAAGGGGAAAGGAATGGAAGTACATCCGTTACTATACTTATTTACAATTTTGTTTGGATGTCATTTATTCTTATAATATAGATATAGAAAGGGGCTTCTTATGAGAGGCTCCTTTTTTGTGTATAATAAAGTGAAACTATAATCAGTGGGGTTTTGTTCATCCGCCATTGATTATCAGCCCTCACCAATCGGGCGTTTACGGGCAGCAGGGTTCCCACCTAACTTCTTTGCTCCAGCCGAATTTTGAGGTGGGATTTTTACTGCCCACAAATAGCGGGGTAAGGTGAAAATTAAATTAGTCACGTAAAATATAAATTACTTAATGGAATATATATGTTACTATAAAGATAGAGGAGGAACATGAATGGCTGTAAGTAAAATAAAAGTCGCGCGTGTTCAGTTAGATTTAACACAGCAACAATTAGCAGAAAAAGTAGGCGTTACAAGGCAAACGATTAGTTTAATTGAGAAGGGGAAATACAATCCATCTTTAGATTTATGTTTGAAAATTTGTTATGCGGTAGATAAAACATTGAATGATTTGTTTTGGGAGGAAAAGGAGTGATAGGGTGAAAATCGTGAAAGATGAACGTTTAATGATCGAGGGGTTAAAGCATATTAGACTAGCTTTCATCTTACAAAATATTGTCATACTAAGTATCGTGTTTTACCGTTATGTTTTGCAAGGGGCAGGATATGAAAGTGTTTCGGATTTATTAATGGTATTTATGGGCGGGATAATAGTTATTAACTTTTTAAACTTAAAAAATTCGGTGGAAGTGTATGAGCATACAGGGGGAGTATCTCGTAGTTATTTCATGAAGCTATTATTCATTCCAGTAGGTATTGTTATTGGTATTTTAGCTATTTGTATCATTGTAACACCAGATATTTCGATAAAGGAAATTAGCATAACAGGACTTATTATGTTTGCTTGTTTTTTAGTTCCTAGTTTGTTTATATACATATATAGGAAAAAAATAAAAAGTGAAGATGAAATATAAGAAAAGCTTTCTGCGATATGCAGAAAGCTTTTCTTATATT
This Bacillus mycoides DNA region includes the following protein-coding sequences:
- the brnQ1 gene encoding branched-chain amino acid transport system II carrier protein BrnQ1; translated protein: MKLLQKKEILLISLMLFSMFFGAGNLIFPPFLGYEAGEHVWIALLGFIMSATGLPILGVIAIAKAGSFQTLAGRVHSSFAIIFPCIVYLFIGPGLGIPRAGSLAFEMGPGQLFPEAGSVVLLLYTAIFFSIVYWLSLSPSKLMGLFGKVLTPLLLCMIAIIFIKSMFTSVGSVKGPTGNYGQAPMFQGFLDGYLTMDALAALIFGIVIANALRAKGVEDDKGLAKYMSIAGIGAGLLLSIIYVILGYVGSISGSLGTFDNGAKVLAQVMTTLFGQGGLVLLGLIFTVACLCVSIGLVTSCSQFFASVFPKVSYKAWAFILSFVSMVLANLGLTQILKVSVPILGFIYPVALTLIILGLFHKYIGKYVYVYSVTIGIVALFSAIDVLNKSVLMNKWTPLLKMLPFYSEGVGWIVPAFVGVCLGVIVSIAINKNK
- a CDS encoding DUF2339 domain-containing protein, which produces MKEDLNKKIEALETAIETMQETLYELKAKQRKIEVDKVQQNVNKEKKEYIEAVSNEKLQEDVVKTRESMQEPEVKQVDISAFKPEPFNIIKFCQTWLPRIFVGIMLLGVIWLFKAGVDTGLLTPAIRVVFGIVLSAGLYYVGDIQIKRERQALGLVLAGGSITGIVLTTFAAHYLYEFIPASIAFICNIIWVVLGIYLAKRYKSEYLAIFVAVGAFFVPFLLNSTTPNTYIFFSYETILTISLLWYALRNRYKYLYMISYVVAAIVLFVFFAVMSILVENVQVQLTVVYGAIHLLLFWHMFSERSFIQEARLAIFSANAVFFILAISQIPEFTTWGLVISAFVHVVMFALEYRKNKHSVFTNLIFGFAMGSFSLAILYEYSLVNAAIVLLLQGFLGMVTAIKVKQNIKLYVSATIYAIGMVQTIFSPFDHFISAGFVAHIILIGTFYYCMRQAKEVLASFGKYVYSIALYSLMVIVFITITRIGEVLSTDGSIISVSVSLLWMVYALFAVWFGRYRQMNEILYAGLVVLVVTVGKLFLLDLPEVSMMIRAVLFLIVGSIGIVISRMFFSKEEK
- a CDS encoding DNA-binding protein is translated as MKNKKWIQFSLATAITLSIGSSYIPSTYAESSVDPAPEIAAKVINQNNGKKVLFDNTHGQTAGTADWVIDGGFSDFGNGIAQNGYHVKELRKSTSITYDDLKNYNVFIVPEANIPYKKSEQDAMLQYVKNGGSIFFIADHYNADRNKNRWDSSEVFNGYRRGAWDNPAKGMSNEETTSQAMQGVESSDWLSDNFGIRFRYNALGDVSAKNIVSPAQSFGITTGVSSVAMHAGSTLAITNPKLAKGLVYLPENPSKWNNAVDSGVYNGGGVAEGPYAAISKVGLGKAAFIGDSSPVEDASPKYVREDSGQSKKTYDGYKEENDAVLLENIVNWLAKQETFTSLDQVSGLQLDAPTALQTFEQPSLSTEPQPEPWSAPSQGYQWFNTNTFKPGSYGYNSAVTTSDYVITHPSILPNNEVFQMKIQVNNLLPNTTYNNYSLGIFTTGGTQVAKVQNTNGTWPSSFGYSSAFSFITNSQGSAEKIVNVQLDPNTTGQATLRLRQNTTAKYSETVTINKK
- a CDS encoding amino acid permease, with the protein product MQQTNKSENLNRGLKQRHITLMSLGSAIGVGLFLGSASAIKLAGPSILLGYMIAGLVIFFIMRALGEMAIEQPVAGSFSKYANDYISPLAGYITGWNYWFLWVVTCMAEITAAGIYMQYWFPDIPRWTWALLALLLMSAFNFLSVKVFGELEFWFALIKIVTIICMIVIGFGIILFGFGNGGVATGISNLWEHGGWFPNGFSGLLLSLQMVLFAYLGVELIGVTAGEAQNPKKTLAKAIDNVFWRILIFYVGALFVMMAIYPWNELGEKGSPFVLTFQQIGIAKAAGIINFVVLTAALSSCNGGLFSTGRMLFTLAQQKKAPERFGRLNKNGIPSQGIIATAIVLLVGVILNYLVPAKVFTWLTSISTFGAIWTWGIILVAQIKFRKGLQTNKKDKLAYKMPLHPLSSYFSLGFLVLVLGIMAYSEDTRIALIVGPIWLIGLAIVYYMKGFHKIDESSNSKIS
- a CDS encoding NCS2 family permease, producing MFQLQKYNTSVKQEILAGITTFFTFAYILVINPKILSDAGVPFDQAFTATIIATVVGTLCMAFLANYPIVIAPAMGMNAYFAYSVVQQAEGITYVIAFSAVFVTGIIFLLLSFTSFRQKLIVAIPDSLKHAIAGGIGLFIAFIGLRLSGIIVDHPSNLVTIGDFHSPAVILTIVGLVLAAVLMVLRVSGALFISMIVTGIIAFFTGQLKFENNIVAMPHLPEGIIVSNPINAFSDVIQYGLYGVIFSFLLVLLFDTTGALLGLIKQAGLNTDNTEKRFGKAFIADAIGGTTGSIFGTSPTAATIESSAGIAAGGKTGLTGIVVVCLTIITAFFSPVIASLSSVAAITAPSLIIVGSLMAQSIRDINWNEFEDALPAFLIFIGIPLTSSIANGIAIGFLVYPILKIVKGKGMEVHPLLYLFTILFGCHLFL
- a CDS encoding helix-turn-helix transcriptional regulator: MAVSKIKVARVQLDLTQQQLAEKVGVTRQTISLIEKGKYNPSLDLCLKICYAVDKTLNDLFWEEKE